AGATTTCATTTCCAGGCGGATGGAGTAATGTGCACTTGGTCCTGTGTCGCTCGAACATCTTCTCGCTTGGAAAGTACATCAGGCAGTATTCACATATGTATAGCAACGGGAGATGCGCGTATTCAACCGGGTAAGGGCTAAAGTACCATGCTTCCACTTCGTGTTTACCCATTCTTAACCTGTTTAAGTTTTTGACTCGAGCGATTTCAGATACAGCCTGGGTCATGGATCCACTGTGTCGAAGCTTCTCAATTTCTTGCTCCTTGCTCAGTGTTGGTTGCACAGTGGGGTTGACGGGGTCCATTCCTTCGAGAATAGGTTCCGCTTCGCCTTCAGCGTCTTCCTCTCCTTCGGCATCTTCCATACTATAGTCACCGTCCTCATCTTGAGTTTGAGAGCCTGCAACAGAAGGTTGAAGCGAAGGAAGTCGACGAGGTGTAGAGGGAGTGGGAGTAGAAGGGGCGTGCGGTTGAGGAGAACTGGCGTTGGCAGCGGCGGCTGCAAGTGCTGCCTTTGAAGTCGCCCTTTTCAATAGTGAGTTGGTCTTCTTGTCCTTGGTTTGTTGTTCCTTCTTTGTCAACGtaggagggggaggaggtACTTTGGGTTTGGGCCACTCGAGTTCGCGTGTTAAAACAACGCGCGAGGCGGGAACCCAATCGTCCAGGCGCTTATTGAACTCTGTCCAATGAATATAAAATTCAATTTTGTCCTCGGACTTGGTTGACTTGGTTTGACGCGCAAGGTAAACATTTTTTGATGGGTCACGAATTGAAAGCACCTCGGCTTTGCGTTCTTCCTCGCCACCGCCTGGGAGGGGACGTTTTACAAAGACCTTGCATCCTATGGAAATATTCTAAGGACTTTCCGTGAAGCTTTATCAGAAAGCACCAAGCAGCGATTACTTACCTCAAGATCATACGTTCCGGGAGCAGATATGATAGGCGGCTCAGACTCCTCTTTGGGTGCAGGTGTAGAGGGGGCCATGAGCGGTGAGAGTCGCAGTTTAagtcagaaaaatcgtgatTCAAAGACCCAGATACTTGTTGCCACGAGTGAAAGCTGTgacggtcacgtgattgattTGAGGCTCATTATCATTTCAcacacgcatatatgcataggCACGGAAGATAAAGGCGTGGTGACAAACACGGGAAACTTCAATGGCAATATCACCGCCCTCCCGCGAGATACATTAATGTTTGTAACTCGCTTCTATCTGAAAAAAGATATGCTGAGATGTCATTTTCTTCTGGAAAATCGGCTTCAAGCTGGAAGAGGCTACATGATTAACCGGGAACGAAAGCCAGTATTATGAGAAACATACCCTTTTGAGCACCTCTTTCTCTTCTTTTGTGAAATCGGCGCCATAGTGTATTCTCCCCAGACGATTATCTGGGCCGAAGATCATGGTAAATCTTTCTGGATCCGTCATCATAAGGGTCATCATAAGCGATGCAACTTGCGGTTTTGATTGAATAAGTTCCTCAATGAGACAATGTACAATATCGGGATGCATGTGAGCATGATCGCAAATCAGTTGTACGAGGGAATCGCTTTGAAGGGACTCGATAGTAACACGACCTCCCTCAGGACCAATGCTGGGTGGACGCGTATTGACGGTAGTAGGTGCCCTAAGTTCCTCAGGCATGGTTCCTTCAGCCAGCTCTGCGTGACCATCAGAACTTGGGAATGCTAGCTCACATTTAGTCGGGCTAAAGCGCTCATCGGGATCCTTGGGATCTGTCTCTCGAATATGACCTGGTAATTCTGTGGGCTGTGGCCTACAGATAATGAAACCGCCGCTGGGAATATCGTATCCAGAAAATGGGTCGGACGACGTAAACGAGCCCCCGCGAGCCCCCTACTAAAGACCTTAGCACACTCTCCACATTTAAATACAAGAACTCACGGTTGCGGCGCGTTTGGCGGCGCGTTCGCTGTCTCGAAAACTAGCTCTTAAAGCCTGCACTAGCTCATCTTGGTCAGAGCTCATGTATACCAAATCCTTGACTATTTGTTGAGGTGTTGCACGCGCAGTAAAGGAGCCAGTGTAACCAGAGCCTTTGATGCCATGTGGTGATGTATGTATCTGTTGTATCTCATCACTTTTACTATCAATTCCACCCTCACGCGGATGTTCGGGCGCGTTCAATGTCGGCAGAGAAGCGGTCGGTTCGGAGGTAGCACTCGTATTGGCTTGCGCAGAGACAAATTCATGCGTCTTTGACCAAACAAATCAATTTAATCAACAGTGTGTGCTCGTAGTCGACGGACTTACTTGTAACAGCTGAATGAAGATCCAGTGATTCTCCTTGAGGTTCAGGGACTCAATGGTTTTTTGATCATCGGCCAGCGTTCTTCCTGTTGAATACACCTATGGATAAAAAATGCTGTGTAAGTAACTTATAAGGCTCACCCGCGTACAAGAGCTTCAAAATGTTCGCTCGGTGTTCTGCCAGGATCCCAACCTTTTCCCTAAGGTTAAGGATGGTGTCCTGGGGATCTATATCGACCTCAAAGGTTTTTTGCTATGTGTATGGACAATTATAACGTACTGCAGACATTGTGACAGGCTTACAACATACCTCGGGTGTCCTTAATCTAATCTTCATAGTAGACTAATAGGGGGGTATGTGGTTGAGACAGGTACGTGTAGGGTGGGTGGGCACACTTGAGCTTCCAAATGCCAACAACTCGGAGTAGGCTATTTATCGAGGGTAATGGTCGTTGAGCATTGGGAACGACTACGTT
The window above is part of the Rhizoctonia solani chromosome 7, complete sequence genome. Proteins encoded here:
- a CDS encoding histone acetyltransferase SAS3 → MAPSTPAPKEESEPPIISAPGTYDLENISIGCKVFVKRPLPGGGEEERKAEVLSIRDPSKNVYLARQTKSTKSEDKIEFYIHWTEFNKRLDDWVPASRVVLTRELEWPKPKVPPPPPTLTKKEQQTKDKKTNSLLKRATSKAALAAAAANASSPQPHAPSTPTPSTPRRLPSLQPSVAGSQTQDEDGDYSMEDAEGEEDAEGEAEPILEGMDPVNPTVQPTLSKEQEIEKLRHSGSMTQAVSEIARVKNLNRLRMGKHEVEAWYFSPYPVEYAHLPLLYICEYCLMYFPSEKMFERHRTKCTLLHPPGNEIYRHEDISFFEIDGKRQMTWCRNLSLLSKCFLDHKTLYYDVQPFMYYCMVTRDQRGCHLIGYFSKEKESAEGYNVACILTLPQYQRHGYGKLLIEFSYALSKKESKVGSPEKPLSDLGLLGYRAYWAETIIELLLSENLKETTFDEISAKTSIKTEDILYTCMEYQLIKWKRNVPMICLTDAVKEQYQKSMAKRTRRIVPEKLIWKPLSFTRDQLRFGW
- a CDS encoding ubiquitin family protein, which gives rise to MKIRLRTPEQKTFEVDIDPQDTILNLREKVGILAEHRANILKLLYAGRTLADDQKTIESLNLKENHWIFIQLLQTHEFVSAQANTSATSEPTASLPTLNAPEHPREGGIDSKSDEIQQIHTSPHGIKGSGYTGSFTARATPQQIVKDLVYMSSDQDELVQALRASFRDSERAAKRAATGARGGSFTSSDPFSGYDIPSGGFIICRPQPTELPGHIRETDPKDPDERFSPTKCELAFPSSDGHAELAEGTMPEELRAPTTVNTRPPSIGPEGGRVTIESLQSDSLVQLICDHAHMHPDIVHCLIEELIQSKPQVASLMMTLMMTDPERFTMIFGPDNRLGRIHYGADFTKEEKEVLKRPLPA